The following are encoded together in the Pan troglodytes isolate AG18354 chromosome 6, NHGRI_mPanTro3-v2.0_pri, whole genome shotgun sequence genome:
- the LOC742265 gene encoding speedy protein E1, whose product MTSEIPTFLIGGTGLRGAWSVQKKAMDRTETRFHKGGQITGKITTSHQPHPQNEQSPQRSTSGYPLQEVVDDEALGPSAPGVDPSPPCRSLGWKRKREWSDESAEEPEKELAPEPEETWVVEMPCGLTMKLKQQRVSPILPEHHKDFNSQLAPGVDPSPPHRSFCWKRKMEWWDESEESEEELRKVLAPEPEEIWVAEMLCGLKMKLKRRRVSLVLPEHHEAFNRLLEDPVIKRFLAWDKDLRVSDKYLLAMVIAYFSRAGFPSWLYQRIHFFLALYLANDMEEDDEDSKENIFHFLYGKTRSRIPLLRKRWFQLGRTMNPRARKNRSHIPLLRKRRFQLRRCMNPRARKNRSQIVLFQKRRFHFFCSMSGRAWVSPEELEEIQAYDPEHWVWARDRARLA is encoded by the exons ATGACATCAGAGATTCCGACCTTCCTGATTGGAGGGACCGGACTCCGTGGTGCCTGGAG TGTCCAGAAGAAGGCCATGGACAGAACGGAGACTAGGTTCCATAAGGGGGGACAGATTACGGGAAAGATCACGACCAGCCATCAACCGCACCCCCAGAATGAGCAGAGTCCCCAGCGGAGCACCTCGGGGTACCCCCTCCAGGAGGTGGTGGATGATGAAGCGTTGGGACCATCAG CCCCTGGGGTAGATCCCAGCCCCCCATGTAGGTCCCTTGgctggaaaaggaagagggagtggTCAGATGAATCTGCGGAGGAGCCGGAGAAGGAGCTCGCCCCTGAGCCTGAGGAGACCTGGGTAGTGGAGATGCCGTGTGGGCTCACGATGAAGCTGAAGCAACAGCGAGTGTCACCCATCCTCCCTGAGCACCACAAGGACTTCAACAGTCAGCTTG CCCCTGGGGTAGATCCCAGCCCCCCGCATAGGTCCTTTTGCTGGAAAAGGAAGATGGAGTGGTGGGACGAATCTGAGGAGTCGGAGGAGGAGCTACGGAAGGTGCTCGCCCCTGAGCCTGAGGAGATCTGGGTGGCGGAGATGCTGTGTGGCCTCAAGATGAAGCTGAAGAGACGGCGAGTGTCGCTCGTGCTCCCTGAGCACCACGAGGCCTTCAACAGGCTGCTTG AGGATCCTGTCATTAAAAGATTCCTGGCCTGGGACAAAGATCTGAGGGTGTCGGACAAG TATCTCCTGGCTATGGTCATAGCGTATTTCAGCCGGGCCGGCTTCCCCTCCTGGCTATACCAACGCattcatttcttcctggctct CTACCTGGCCAATGACATGGAGGAGGACGACGAGGACTCCAAAGAAAACATCTTCCACTTCCTGTATGGGAAGACCCGCTCTCGCATACCCTTGCTCCGTAAGCGTTGGTTCCAGTTAGGCCGTACCATGAACCCGAGGGCCAGGAAGAACCGCTCTCACATACCCTTGCTCCGTAAGCGTCGGTTCCAGTTACGCCGTTGCATGAACCCGAGGGCCAGGAAGAACCGCTCTCAGATAGTCCTGTTCCAGAAACGTCGGTTCCACTTCTTCTGTTCCATGAGCGGCAGGGCTTGGGTTTCCCCGGAGGAGTTGGAGGAG ATCCAGGCTTATGACCCAGAGCACTGGGTGTGGGCGCGAGATCGCGCTCGCCTTGCCTAG